The DNA segment CGATCGTCTCTAACAGATCATCGGGAAGGCGGTGCCGCGCGACCTCGCAGCCACGCTCCGGCCGCTGCCAGCTTTCCTTCAGCCGCGTGATCTCCTCCGCCACATCCTCCGGCCGGATGCGCCCTCTGGGAGCCAGCGTGGCCATGCGGGTGACCGCCGCGTTCAGGTCGCGGAAGTTCCCCCGCCACGGCGTGTCCACCGCTTCCGCGAACTTCAGGAAATGCGTCCGCGCCTCCTTGTTCAGGCTCACCGCCCGGCCATGGTTGCGGTGGTATTTCTCCAGCTCGAACTCCAGGTTCGGGCCGATGTCCTCCCGCCGCTCCGCGAGACCCGGCAGAGCGAAGGTCCACAGGTGGATCCGCGCCAGCAGATCCTCCCGGAACGTACCCGCCGCCACCTCCGCTCGCAGGTCCTTGTTCGTGCCCGCGATGAGCTGGAAATCGCTCGTCACCGCACGGTCCGCGCCCACCGGCAGGAAGGTCTTGTCCTCCAGCGCGCGCAGCAGCATGGCCTGTTCGTCCAGGCCCAGCTCGCCGATCTCATCGAGGAACAGCAGCCCTCCGTCCGCCTCCCGCAGCAGGCCGGGGCGGTCCTTCTGCGCTCCGGTGAAGGAACCCCTCACATGGCCGAACAGCGCGGACGCGGCGGTGTCCCCGGTGAGCGTGGCGCAGTTCACCTCCACGAAGCCTCCGCGCAGACCCGCCCGCTGTTTCCGCAAGTCATAGATGCGCTTGGCGAGGTGGGATTTCCCCGCGCCGGTCGGGCCGGTCAGCAGCATGGGCGCCTTCGACCGCATGGCCACCTGCTCGATCCGTTCGATCAGGCGGTTGAACGTCGGGTTCCGCGTGGCGATCCCGCTTTTCAGGAAGTCCAGCACCTCCGTCTGCTCCCGTTCGAAGCGAGTACTAAGCTGGTCGTACTTGGAAAGGTCGAGGTCGATGACCGCATACCTCGGCGGTGGCGGATTCCGGAACTTGCCCGAAGGAGGTGGCGAACTCTGGATGAGCTTGCCCGGCAGCGTCCCCGCCTCGTTGAGGAGGAACAGGGAGATCTGCGCGATGTGCGTGCCGGTCGTGATGTGGATGAAGTATTCCTCGTTCTCCGGGTCGAAGCGGTAGCCGCGCGACCAGTCGTGGAGCACGCTGTACACCTTCTCCAGGTCCCAGGGGTCCTTCCCGAAGTCCGTCCGGTGGAGCTCGACGGAGGTCTCCGGTGACACCATCCGGATGTCATCCGCCACCTGCTTCGCCAGGATGTTGAAGCTGGGCTCCGCCAGCAACTCCATGCGGTCCCACGCCAGATCCTCATGCTGGAACAGCGAAACGGTGGGCCGCCAGCGGTCCCACCGCCACGCTTCCGTGCCTCCATCCATCTTTGTTCCCAGCAGCCCTATCAGAACTCGCTTCATGGATATTTCCACTATCCGTTTGGCGAACTTATTTCAATCCCGGGATATTCCCCGGAACCTGGTCCGATTTTCTAACAAATTTCATCTTGTTCGATGTCAAAGGGTTGCACAGATCTGAAATGGCGATTTTTCACGTTGGCACAGCGCATGCCAATAGGTTCCGCATCCTGACCAACGGATACAACCCCATGGCAAACCCAAACCTCTTCC comes from the Luteolibacter sp. SL250 genome and includes:
- the rtcR gene encoding RNA repair transcriptional activator RtcR → MKRVLIGLLGTKMDGGTEAWRWDRWRPTVSLFQHEDLAWDRMELLAEPSFNILAKQVADDIRMVSPETSVELHRTDFGKDPWDLEKVYSVLHDWSRGYRFDPENEEYFIHITTGTHIAQISLFLLNEAGTLPGKLIQSSPPPSGKFRNPPPPRYAVIDLDLSKYDQLSTRFEREQTEVLDFLKSGIATRNPTFNRLIERIEQVAMRSKAPMLLTGPTGAGKSHLAKRIYDLRKQRAGLRGGFVEVNCATLTGDTAASALFGHVRGSFTGAQKDRPGLLREADGGLLFLDEIGELGLDEQAMLLRALEDKTFLPVGADRAVTSDFQLIAGTNKDLRAEVAAGTFREDLLARIHLWTFALPGLAERREDIGPNLEFELEKYHRNHGRAVSLNKEARTHFLKFAEAVDTPWRGNFRDLNAAVTRMATLAPRGRIRPEDVAEEITRLKESWQRPERGCEVARHRLPDDLLETIDPFDRVQLCYVAEVCMRSKNLSDAGREIFSVSRGKRAVTNDADRLKKYLARFGLCFDDLR